In the genome of Dickeya fangzhongdai, one region contains:
- a CDS encoding metal-dependent hydrolase: MLLVDSHCHLDGLDYQSLHKDVSDVLNKAREREVGFFLAVATTLPGFRAMTELIGERDNVAFSCGVHPLSQEEPYDFAELRTLAASPSVVALGETGLDYYYQQDTIPQQQASFREHIRVGRALNKPVIVHTRSAREDTLAILREEKADECGGVLHCFTEDRETAEKLLDLGFYISFSGIVTFRNADALRDVARYVPLDRLLIETDSPWLAPVPYRGKENQPAYVRDVAEYLAVLKNVSLEQLASTTTENFARLFHIDAARLTVA, from the coding sequence ATGTTGTTAGTTGATTCCCACTGCCACCTTGATGGTTTGGATTATCAGTCGCTGCACAAAGACGTGTCTGACGTGCTGAACAAGGCCCGTGAGCGCGAGGTAGGCTTTTTTCTGGCGGTGGCGACCACCTTACCGGGATTCCGCGCCATGACCGAATTGATCGGCGAACGCGACAATGTGGCGTTTTCCTGCGGCGTGCATCCGCTCAGTCAGGAAGAGCCGTACGATTTCGCCGAGCTGCGCACACTGGCGGCCTCACCGTCGGTTGTCGCGTTGGGGGAAACCGGGCTGGATTACTATTATCAGCAAGACACCATCCCGCAGCAGCAGGCATCGTTTCGCGAACATATTCGCGTTGGCCGGGCGCTGAATAAGCCGGTGATTGTGCATACCCGTTCCGCCCGTGAAGATACGCTTGCCATCCTGCGTGAGGAAAAAGCGGACGAATGCGGCGGCGTGCTGCACTGCTTTACCGAAGATCGGGAAACAGCGGAGAAACTGCTGGATTTGGGGTTCTATATTTCCTTTTCCGGGATTGTGACTTTCCGTAATGCCGACGCATTGCGCGACGTCGCGCGTTACGTGCCGCTGGACCGGCTGCTGATTGAAACCGATTCCCCGTGGCTGGCGCCGGTTCCCTACCGCGGCAAGGAGAATCAGCCCGCCTACGTGCGCGATGTGGCTGAATATCTGGCTGTACTCAAAAATGTCAGTCTTGAACAGCTGGCATCCACCACTACCGAAAATTTTGCTCGGCTATTCCACATTGATGCAGCGCGGTTGACCGTGGCCTGA
- the tmk gene encoding dTMP kinase translates to MNSKFIVIEGLEGAGKTSAHAVVVDTLRTFGIDDIVFTREPGGTPLAEKLRELIKQGVADEKLTDKAELLMLYAARVQLVDNVIRPALARGAWVVGDRHDLSSQAYQGGGRGIDARLMTSLRDTVLGDFRPDLTLYLDISPELGLKRARQRGALDRIEQESLAFFERTRARYQQQAAADASIVTIDASRDLALVNADIRQVLSDWLRQLNGRGE, encoded by the coding sequence ATGAACAGTAAATTTATCGTAATTGAAGGTCTGGAAGGCGCGGGTAAGACCAGCGCTCATGCGGTGGTGGTGGACACGCTGCGGACATTCGGCATTGATGACATTGTGTTTACCCGTGAGCCCGGCGGCACGCCGCTGGCGGAAAAGCTGCGTGAGTTGATCAAACAGGGCGTGGCGGATGAAAAGCTGACGGATAAGGCCGAACTGCTGATGCTGTATGCGGCGCGCGTGCAGCTGGTGGATAACGTGATTCGACCAGCGCTGGCCCGCGGCGCCTGGGTTGTGGGCGATCGGCACGATCTCTCTTCCCAGGCCTATCAGGGCGGCGGCCGGGGTATCGATGCGCGATTGATGACCTCGCTGCGGGATACCGTGCTGGGCGATTTCCGCCCTGACTTAACGTTGTATCTGGATATTTCGCCTGAGCTGGGGCTTAAACGCGCCCGCCAGCGCGGCGCGCTGGATCGCATCGAGCAGGAGTCGCTGGCGTTTTTCGAGCGCACCCGCGCCCGCTATCAGCAACAGGCGGCGGCCGACGCTTCTATCGTGACGATTGATGCATCCCGCGACCTGGCGCTGGTCAATGCCGACATCCGTCAGGTCTTGTCTGACTGGCTGCGGCAACTGAACGGGCGAGGGGAGTGA
- the mltG gene encoding endolytic transglycosylase MltG — MKRIKWGLGIIVLLALGAWWGWKQIQHLADSPLAIRQETIFTLPAGTNREALKELLVEQQIIGASGWFPWLLHLEPELAAFKAGTYRLTPAMTVRDMLALLASGKEAQFSLRFVEGSRLKDWQETLKSAPYLKHTLDDKTPQEIAEAMGLKDKPNPEGWFYPDTYLHTAGMSDKSILQRAHQRMTKMLNDVWQGRDEGLPYKTPDDLLVMASLIEKETAINEERPLVASVFINRLRAGMRLQTDPTVIYGMGDSYNGTITRSALEAPTPYNTYVISGLPPTPIAMPGKASLEAAAHPAKTGYLYFVADGKGGHKFTTNLNDHNRAVQAYRSAQAAAGKEKNEQ; from the coding sequence ATGAAGAGAATAAAATGGGGTCTTGGGATTATTGTTCTGCTGGCGCTCGGTGCCTGGTGGGGCTGGAAACAGATACAGCACCTTGCCGATTCACCGTTGGCTATCAGACAGGAAACCATTTTTACTCTCCCGGCCGGCACCAATCGTGAAGCGCTAAAAGAGCTGCTGGTAGAACAACAAATTATTGGCGCCAGCGGCTGGTTCCCTTGGTTGCTGCATCTGGAGCCGGAACTGGCGGCGTTTAAGGCCGGGACCTATCGGCTGACGCCTGCGATGACGGTGCGCGACATGCTGGCGTTGCTGGCCAGCGGCAAAGAAGCGCAGTTTTCGCTGCGGTTTGTGGAAGGTTCGCGCCTGAAAGACTGGCAGGAAACGCTGAAGTCGGCGCCTTATCTCAAGCACACGTTGGATGATAAAACACCGCAGGAAATCGCCGAAGCGATGGGGTTGAAAGACAAGCCTAACCCCGAAGGCTGGTTTTATCCGGATACGTATCTGCACACTGCGGGCATGAGCGACAAGTCGATCCTGCAGCGCGCGCACCAGCGGATGACGAAAATGCTCAATGACGTCTGGCAGGGGAGGGACGAAGGGTTACCCTATAAAACCCCGGACGACCTGTTGGTGATGGCGTCGTTGATTGAAAAAGAAACCGCTATTAATGAAGAGCGGCCGCTGGTGGCCTCGGTATTTATCAATCGCCTGCGCGCCGGTATGCGGTTGCAGACCGACCCGACGGTGATCTACGGCATGGGGGACAGCTATAACGGCACCATTACCCGCAGTGCGCTGGAGGCTCCCACGCCGTACAATACCTATGTCATCAGCGGGTTGCCGCCCACGCCGATTGCCATGCCGGGCAAGGCGTCCCTCGAAGCAGCCGCGCATCCGGCCAAAACCGGCTATCTCTATTTTGTGGCCGACGGCAAGGGTGGACACAAATTTACCACCAACCTGAACGATCATAACCGCGCCGTGCAGGCGTATCGTTCCGCGCAGGCTGCCGCCGGAAAGGAAAAGAATGAACAGTAA
- the ptsG gene encoding PTS glucose transporter subunit IIBC, with product MFKNAFANLQKVGKSLMLPVSVLPIAGILLGVGSANFSWLPAVVSSVMAQAGDSVFANMPLIFAIGVALGFTNNDGVSALAAVVAYGIMVKTMAVVAPLVLHMSPADIAANHMADTGVLGGIIAGAIAAYMFNRFYRIRLPEYLGFFAGKRFVPIISGLTAIIIGVVLSFIWPPVGSAIQTFSQWAAYQNPVLAFGIYGIVERSLVPFGLHHIWNVPFQMQVGEFTNAAGQVFHGDIPRYMAGDPTAGKLSGGFLFKMYGLPAAALAIWHSAKPENRAKVGGIMISAALTAFLTGITEPIEFSFIFVAPILYVIHAVLAGLAFPICILLGMRDGTSFSHGLIDFIVLSGNGSKLWLFPIVGLCYAAVYYTVFRVLIAKLDLKTPGREESASEQSAQGNSEMAASLVSAFGGKENITNLDACITRLRVSVGDVSKVDQAELKKLGAAGVVVAGSGVQAIFGTKSDNLKTDMDDYIRNH from the coding sequence ATGTTCAAGAATGCATTTGCAAACCTACAAAAAGTAGGTAAATCGCTGATGCTGCCAGTATCCGTGCTGCCTATCGCCGGTATTCTGCTGGGCGTCGGGTCGGCCAACTTTAGCTGGCTGCCGGCGGTTGTTTCCAGCGTGATGGCGCAGGCGGGCGATTCGGTTTTTGCCAACATGCCGTTGATTTTTGCTATCGGCGTAGCGTTGGGCTTCACCAATAATGACGGCGTGTCCGCGCTGGCTGCGGTGGTGGCTTACGGCATTATGGTGAAAACCATGGCTGTGGTTGCGCCGCTGGTGCTGCATATGTCGCCGGCAGATATCGCCGCTAACCACATGGCTGATACCGGCGTGCTGGGGGGGATTATCGCCGGTGCGATTGCCGCCTACATGTTCAACCGCTTTTACCGCATCCGCTTGCCGGAATACCTGGGCTTCTTTGCCGGTAAGCGCTTTGTGCCGATCATCTCCGGCCTGACCGCCATCATCATCGGTGTGGTGCTGTCGTTCATTTGGCCGCCGGTGGGCAGCGCGATTCAGACTTTCTCTCAATGGGCCGCTTACCAGAACCCGGTACTGGCGTTCGGTATCTACGGCATCGTTGAGCGCAGTCTGGTGCCGTTCGGTCTGCACCATATCTGGAACGTGCCGTTCCAGATGCAGGTCGGCGAGTTCACCAACGCTGCGGGTCAGGTGTTCCACGGCGATATTCCGCGCTATATGGCGGGCGACCCGACTGCGGGTAAACTGTCTGGCGGTTTCCTGTTCAAAATGTATGGTCTGCCGGCCGCCGCGCTCGCTATCTGGCATTCGGCTAAACCGGAAAATCGCGCCAAAGTGGGCGGTATCATGATCTCCGCTGCGCTGACCGCGTTCCTGACCGGTATCACCGAGCCGATCGAGTTTTCCTTCATCTTCGTGGCGCCGATTCTGTATGTCATCCACGCGGTGCTGGCCGGTCTGGCGTTCCCGATCTGTATTCTGCTTGGCATGCGTGACGGCACCAGCTTCTCGCACGGTCTGATCGACTTCATCGTACTGAGCGGCAACGGCAGCAAACTGTGGCTGTTCCCGATCGTCGGCCTGTGCTATGCCGCGGTGTACTACACCGTGTTCCGCGTGCTGATCGCCAAACTGGATCTGAAAACCCCAGGCCGCGAAGAGTCTGCGTCCGAGCAGTCTGCTCAGGGCAACTCTGAAATGGCGGCGTCGCTGGTTTCCGCATTCGGCGGTAAAGAAAACATCACCAACCTGGATGCTTGTATCACTCGTCTGCGCGTCAGCGTGGGTGATGTGTCCAAAGTTGACCAGGCCGAGCTGAAGAAACTGGGCGCGGCGGGCGTGGTGGTGGCCGGTTCCGGCGTGCAGGCGATCTTCGGCACCAAGTCCGATAACCTGAAAACCGATATGGACGATTACATCCGTAATCACTGA
- the holB gene encoding DNA polymerase III subunit delta': protein MEWYPWLNAPYRQLLASHQAERGHHALLLHAIDGMGDASLAYAFSRWLLCQQPDGAKSCGRCHSCELMNAGTHPDWHTLSPEKGKHSLGVDAVRDALEQVYQRSRQGGAKVVWLPQAESLTEAAANALLKTLEEPPAQTYFLLGCREPGRLLATMRSRCLHLYLDVPAEPQGMQWLRGRGHHDELALQTALRLAAGAPLAAEALLQPDSWKARQAVCQQLAQSLQSSDALALLPVLNHDDADRRIHWVSTLLLDALKWRHQAADQRTNLDQAPLAAQLASQLGDARLHHGLRRWLHCRHQLLSVTGVNRELLLTELLLAWESLLSSPTLPVSSSFS from the coding sequence ATGGAGTGGTATCCTTGGCTGAATGCGCCTTACCGCCAGTTGCTGGCGTCGCATCAGGCGGAGCGCGGCCATCATGCGCTGTTGCTGCATGCTATCGACGGTATGGGCGACGCCTCGCTGGCGTACGCATTCAGCCGCTGGCTGCTGTGTCAGCAGCCGGATGGCGCAAAGAGCTGCGGACGCTGCCACTCCTGTGAGTTGATGAACGCCGGCACCCATCCGGACTGGCATACCCTCAGCCCGGAAAAAGGTAAGCACAGTCTGGGCGTTGACGCGGTGCGCGATGCGTTAGAGCAAGTGTACCAGCGCTCGCGGCAGGGTGGTGCGAAGGTGGTTTGGCTGCCGCAGGCGGAAAGCCTGACCGAAGCGGCGGCCAATGCGCTGCTGAAGACGTTGGAAGAGCCGCCGGCGCAAACCTATTTTCTGCTGGGATGCCGCGAACCGGGACGGTTGCTGGCGACGATGCGCAGTCGCTGCCTGCATTTGTACCTGGATGTGCCGGCTGAGCCGCAAGGGATGCAATGGCTGCGCGGACGCGGACATCATGATGAGCTGGCGCTGCAGACCGCGTTGCGACTGGCGGCGGGGGCGCCGCTGGCCGCTGAAGCATTGCTGCAGCCGGATAGCTGGAAAGCGCGTCAGGCGGTTTGCCAGCAGCTGGCGCAGAGCCTGCAGTCCAGTGATGCGCTGGCGCTGTTGCCGGTACTCAATCATGATGACGCCGATCGTCGTATTCACTGGGTGAGTACGCTGTTGCTGGATGCGCTGAAATGGCGCCATCAGGCTGCCGATCAGCGGACCAACCTGGATCAGGCGCCGCTGGCGGCGCAATTGGCGTCACAGCTTGGCGACGCCCGCCTGCACCACGGCCTGCGGCGCTGGCTACACTGTCGTCACCAACTGTTGTCGGTGACGGGCGTTAACCGCGAATTGTTATTGACGGAACTGTTGCTGGCGTGGGAGAGCCTGTTGTCGTCTCCGACGCTGCCGGTGTCGTCATCTTTTTCCTGA
- the pabC gene encoding aminodeoxychorismate lyase has product MWWIDGKAEQCLPVSDRSVQFGDGCFTTARVVNGHIVWLERHIRRLQQAAEKLLLPDPDWQRLSDEMQQAAEGRVDGVVKAIISRGNGGRGYSPVGCHKPVRIVMQAAYPRHYAQWRQDGIRLALSPVPLAQSAWLAGIKHLNRLEQVFIRMHLEQSGADEALVLDTSGALVECCAANLFWRKGKRVFTPDVSLAGVDGVARRHIMALLSASAFELHVVTEPLETLADADEVLVCNALMPVIPVNQAHSWCYRSRELFDFLSPNCES; this is encoded by the coding sequence ATGTGGTGGATTGACGGAAAAGCGGAGCAATGCCTGCCGGTATCGGATCGCAGCGTACAGTTTGGCGACGGCTGTTTTACCACGGCCAGGGTTGTGAACGGCCATATTGTATGGCTGGAGCGACATATTCGGCGGTTGCAGCAGGCGGCGGAAAAATTGTTGTTGCCCGACCCGGACTGGCAGCGACTGAGCGATGAGATGCAGCAGGCCGCCGAGGGCCGCGTTGACGGCGTGGTGAAAGCCATCATCAGTCGGGGCAACGGCGGCCGCGGCTACAGCCCGGTGGGATGCCACAAACCGGTGCGCATTGTTATGCAGGCGGCGTACCCGCGACACTACGCTCAATGGCGTCAGGACGGCATCCGACTGGCGCTGAGTCCGGTTCCGCTGGCGCAGAGCGCCTGGCTGGCGGGGATAAAGCATCTAAACCGGCTGGAGCAGGTGTTCATCCGCATGCATCTTGAACAGTCCGGCGCTGATGAGGCGCTGGTGCTTGACACCTCCGGGGCGCTGGTGGAATGCTGTGCGGCTAATTTATTCTGGCGCAAGGGAAAGCGGGTTTTCACGCCGGATGTATCGCTTGCCGGCGTTGACGGCGTCGCGCGTCGGCATATTATGGCGCTGTTGTCGGCATCGGCGTTTGAGCTGCATGTGGTGACTGAACCGCTGGAAACGCTGGCGGACGCAGACGAAGTGCTGGTGTGCAATGCGTTGATGCCGGTGATACCCGTAAACCAGGCGCATAGCTGGTGTTATCGCTCACGAGAGTTGTTCGACTTTCTGAGCCCTAACTGTGAGTCATGA